From one Streptomyces sp. NBC_01478 genomic stretch:
- a CDS encoding hydrophobic protein has product MVPLLVVLLLALILFGAGFALKALWWIAVIVLVVWALGFVVRPAGTGGRKGRWYRW; this is encoded by the coding sequence ATGGTTCCCCTGCTTGTAGTTCTACTTCTCGCGCTGATCCTTTTCGGCGCAGGGTTCGCCCTCAAGGCCCTGTGGTGGATCGCCGTCATCGTCCTGGTGGTCTGGGCGCTGGGCTTCGTGGTCCGGCCCGCAGGCACCGGCGGCCGTAAGGGCCGCTGGTACCGCTGGTAA
- a CDS encoding SigB/SigF/SigG family RNA polymerase sigma factor, which produces MTPSVNVVEALPWIEDADKVAPKDARALSRLFLDRLPSLEEGTAEYQYVRNTLIEMNLSLVRFTARRFRNRGSGDMEDVVQVGTIGLIKAIDRFDLTREVEFTSFAIPYIAGEIKRFFRDTTWAVHVPRRLQELRVDIAKGKESLTTALGHSPTPKELAAHLCLTEDEVVEGLLAANGYVAGSIDTPSGESEAGAGGPTYADTMGDADPALELFEDLHALGPLLRRLDERERTIIEMRFGQELTQAEIGRELNVSQMQVSRLLGRILAKLRTGLLDA; this is translated from the coding sequence ATGACGCCCTCCGTGAACGTCGTCGAAGCACTGCCGTGGATCGAGGACGCCGACAAGGTCGCCCCAAAAGACGCGCGAGCGCTGTCCCGGCTGTTCCTGGACCGGCTGCCCTCACTGGAAGAGGGCACCGCCGAGTACCAGTACGTCCGCAACACCCTGATCGAGATGAACCTGTCCCTGGTCAGGTTCACGGCCCGCCGGTTCCGTAACAGGGGCAGCGGTGACATGGAGGACGTCGTCCAGGTCGGCACCATCGGCCTGATCAAGGCAATCGACCGGTTCGATCTGACACGCGAGGTCGAGTTCACCTCCTTCGCGATCCCCTACATCGCCGGCGAGATCAAGCGGTTCTTCCGCGACACCACCTGGGCCGTGCACGTCCCGCGCCGCCTCCAGGAACTCCGCGTCGACATCGCCAAAGGCAAGGAGTCACTCACCACCGCGCTCGGCCACAGCCCGACCCCAAAGGAACTCGCCGCCCATCTCTGTCTGACCGAGGACGAGGTCGTCGAGGGGCTCCTGGCCGCCAACGGCTATGTCGCCGGCTCCATCGACACCCCGAGCGGCGAGAGCGAAGCCGGCGCCGGCGGGCCGACGTACGCGGACACCATGGGCGACGCCGACCCGGCCCTGGAACTGTTCGAGGACCTGCACGCGCTCGGCCCGCTGCTGCGCCGACTCGACGAGCGGGAGCGGACCATCATCGAGATGCGCTTCGGCCAGGAGCTGACCCAGGCCGAGATCGGCCGCGAGCTGAACGTCTCCCAGATGCAGGTCTCCCGCCTGCTCGGCCGCATCCTGGCCAAGCTCCGCACCGGTCTCCTGGACGCGTAG
- a CDS encoding PRC-barrel domain-containing protein, whose translation MTTIHAADIREWRNRNVVDSEGHRIGVLESIYVDTATDESAMATVRIGLPTRQRLAFVPLGDAILGPDYVKVTYPKAQVKKAPSIGTDDILPAEGEEAIFQHYDMDYRPGAGGERQLARR comes from the coding sequence ATGACCACGATCCACGCGGCCGACATCCGTGAGTGGCGCAACCGCAACGTCGTCGACTCCGAGGGGCACAGGATCGGCGTACTCGAATCGATCTACGTGGACACCGCCACCGACGAGTCGGCCATGGCCACCGTCCGCATCGGACTGCCCACGCGTCAGCGGCTGGCGTTCGTCCCCCTCGGCGACGCGATCCTCGGACCCGACTACGTCAAGGTCACCTACCCGAAGGCGCAGGTGAAGAAGGCGCCGTCGATCGGCACGGACGACATCCTCCCGGCCGAGGGAGAGGAAGCGATCTTCCAGCACTACGACATGGACTACCGGCCCGGCGCAGGCGGCGAGCGGCAACTCGCGCGCCGCTGA
- a CDS encoding dihydrofolate reductase family protein, producing the protein MREIIVCTFMTLDGVMQAPGGPDEDAESGFEHGGWQKPVDDDEVGAAIAGWYEHSDAMLLGRKTYEIFASYWPTADPGNPFTDRMNGMHKYVASRTLTSVEWQNSTLLEGDTVDAVRELKASDGGPINVVGSGELAQTLMRHGLVDEYRLTIHPVIIGTGKRLFADGAIPTSLEPVSVSTTKGGTVVGVYRPNGKPSYDSY; encoded by the coding sequence ATGCGCGAGATCATCGTTTGCACGTTCATGACGCTGGACGGCGTCATGCAGGCGCCGGGCGGTCCGGACGAGGACGCGGAGAGCGGCTTCGAGCACGGCGGCTGGCAGAAACCGGTGGACGACGACGAGGTCGGCGCGGCCATCGCCGGCTGGTACGAGCACTCGGACGCGATGCTGCTCGGCCGCAAGACGTACGAGATCTTCGCGTCGTACTGGCCGACCGCCGATCCCGGCAACCCGTTCACGGACCGGATGAACGGCATGCACAAGTACGTGGCGTCCCGGACCCTGACGTCCGTCGAGTGGCAGAACTCCACGCTGCTGGAGGGCGACACCGTCGATGCCGTACGCGAGCTGAAGGCGTCCGACGGCGGCCCCATCAACGTCGTCGGCAGCGGCGAACTCGCCCAGACCCTCATGAGGCACGGCCTCGTCGACGAGTACCGGCTGACCATCCACCCGGTGATCATCGGCACCGGCAAGCGGCTGTTCGCCGACGGCGCGATCCCCACCTCGCTGGAGCCGGTCAGCGTCTCGACGACGAAGGGCGGCACGGTCGTCGGCGTCTACCGGCCGAACGGCAAGCCAAGCTACGACAGCTACTAA
- a CDS encoding Dyp-type peroxidase codes for MMRSRRGVLRTSAAAAVGVGALGVVGAAALRGESGHGKWTPAHLRGAVPLPYAQVVSLDLATSEKHRVDALRAACRSVAAADGGHTAAWMALGADGFPQVADAPRQLKRMPTFAGDVLDPAQSHGDLLLHITGTSARAVSDATGRTLRALPQWDVRWRPDGHRPENHTEQGRGLARNPFHFAEGYGNPDTPTETTERATIKAGQGEPVWAVGGSYQVIRIIRLATNFWDRDTVHQQERIIGRRRDGRWLDGTPSTEQPAFGADPQGKITPLDSHVRKATPDRRNPPPLVRRGYNYQRAADDQGLIFSCFQRDLAHGFEAVQHRLQGEAMAKYTLTVGGGYFFVPPPGENWLQALA; via the coding sequence ATGATGCGAAGCAGACGTGGAGTCCTGCGCACCTCTGCTGCCGCGGCCGTCGGAGTCGGCGCCCTGGGCGTTGTCGGTGCTGCCGCGCTGAGGGGCGAGTCAGGCCACGGAAAATGGACTCCCGCACACTTACGCGGAGCAGTGCCCCTCCCGTATGCACAAGTAGTTTCGCTTGACCTGGCCACCAGCGAAAAGCACCGTGTTGATGCCCTGCGGGCGGCGTGCCGCTCCGTCGCAGCCGCGGACGGCGGCCACACTGCCGCCTGGATGGCACTGGGTGCAGATGGTTTTCCCCAAGTCGCGGATGCACCGCGGCAGTTGAAACGGATGCCTACCTTCGCCGGCGACGTACTCGATCCGGCGCAGTCACACGGTGATCTCCTCCTGCACATCACCGGAACCTCGGCCCGAGCAGTGAGCGATGCCACCGGCCGGACACTGCGGGCGTTGCCGCAATGGGACGTGCGGTGGCGCCCGGACGGCCACCGTCCCGAAAACCACACCGAGCAGGGTCGTGGACTTGCCCGCAACCCGTTTCACTTCGCCGAGGGCTACGGCAACCCCGACACGCCCACCGAGACCACCGAACGCGCCACGATCAAAGCCGGCCAAGGCGAGCCGGTCTGGGCGGTGGGGGGCAGCTACCAGGTCATACGGATCATCCGCCTCGCCACCAACTTCTGGGACCGGGACACGGTCCATCAGCAGGAGCGCATCATCGGCCGCCGTAGAGACGGACGATGGCTTGACGGAACCCCCAGCACCGAGCAGCCCGCATTCGGCGCAGACCCGCAGGGCAAGATCACACCGCTCGATTCCCACGTCCGCAAGGCGACTCCCGACCGCCGCAACCCACCGCCCCTGGTCCGCCGTGGCTACAACTACCAGCGCGCCGCCGACGATCAGGGGCTGATCTTCTCCTGCTTCCAACGCGACCTGGCGCACGGCTTCGAAGCCGTGCAACACCGGCTGCAGGGTGAGGCCATGGCCAAATACACCCTCACCGTCGGGGGCGGATACTTCTTCGTCCCGCCTCCCGGCGAGAACTGGCTCCAGGCGCTGGCCTGA
- a CDS encoding RHS repeat-associated core domain-containing protein, producing the protein MAVEVHGVACRQSGGWHLRLRDGSDYIFPWYGPLREIRDRYGNAIHLTRSDGTKGDVTSITTPGGRWISLTYDSQHRVTGARDNTGRTTSYTYDSAGRLQTVTDPAGKVSSYTYDGTSNRVATAKDARGIVYMSNTYNADGRVQHQTLTEGQAYSFAYTQTGTGQITAAEVTQPGGAIRRVEFDDSGFGVNDTEAYGTTLARKTVYERGTNHRVTAVVDPYGRRTELSYDANGHVTSALELAGTTDARSSGTTTFDGLYDQPTRITDPLGNATVLTYDATGNLQTATDPEGRATAFTFGADGQVKTVTDNANAPTQYTYNHGDLTAVKDAEGRTTKQFTDAAGQVSALTDEAGNLTTVSYDQLNQTRQVTDPLGDTTALGYDDNGNLTALTDARGNTTTWAYDDADRPKSATDPLGAQALFTYDAAGFLKKATSRSGKAATADYDLLGRTKTVQYGVDDLGQAESAVGYTYDAKDRPQQVTDSQAGNQSFTYDAHDRLASTTGPTGTVGYVYDAHDRRTQMTAAATTTTYGYDKSSILTSVTSGSQQVTFGLDAVGREKTAALPGGITRTTGYDTTGVIKSITYAQGSTSVGNLAYTRDDRALQTGLTGSLAKVALPAAETGTQFGMDNRITTYAGRTFTYDANGQLTSDGQRTYTWNARGRLTGLNKAGAVSSFGYDPLGGRSAKTSGGTTNRYLTDGSNPLAEQNSSGTTTATVATSGLDSFLTRTESGKTQVYLTDAMGSVVGLANSDGTVATTYAYDPNGTPTASGSATTSPYTFTGREDDGTGLLYYRDRYYDPQTGRFISQDPSGQAGGTNLYEYALSSPTTYTDPSGNNPLIAACVIGGLMDGGLDWLTQRLSGRKVNWGQVGQSAVTGCLAGKLGEGLGALAEGRAGSRLGSCALPNSFTADTPVLMADGTRKPIKDVAIGDTVIATDPETGNTGPRKVTALIKGKGKKQLVDVTVDTDGPTGGKTGTVTATDGHPFWVPQLHQWISAGDLTVGQWLQTSAGTWVQITAVRRRTEQASVYNLTVDGLPPHLLRTRGFDAASGPQLRCGPGRGRPGLHRRSHPQYGRHVDHPRGLPAVPATGSEPGRAG; encoded by the coding sequence GTGGCTGTTGAGGTTCATGGGGTTGCGTGCCGTCAATCAGGCGGTTGGCACCTGCGCCTGCGCGACGGCAGCGACTACATCTTCCCCTGGTACGGACCGCTCAGGGAGATCCGCGACCGCTACGGCAACGCCATCCACCTCACCCGCTCCGACGGCACCAAGGGCGATGTCACCAGCATCACCACGCCCGGTGGCCGCTGGATCTCCCTCACCTACGACAGCCAGCACCGCGTCACGGGAGCACGGGACAACACCGGCCGTACGACGTCGTACACGTACGACAGCGCGGGACGGCTCCAGACGGTCACCGACCCTGCGGGCAAGGTGAGTTCGTACACCTACGACGGCACCTCCAACCGCGTCGCGACGGCCAAAGACGCCCGCGGCATCGTCTATATGAGCAACACCTACAACGCCGACGGCCGGGTCCAGCACCAGACGCTGACCGAGGGGCAGGCGTACTCCTTCGCCTACACCCAGACCGGCACCGGGCAGATCACCGCGGCCGAGGTGACCCAGCCGGGCGGCGCGATCCGCCGGGTGGAGTTCGACGACTCCGGCTTCGGCGTCAACGACACCGAGGCGTACGGCACCACACTGGCCCGCAAGACGGTCTACGAGCGGGGCACGAACCACCGGGTCACCGCGGTCGTCGACCCCTACGGGCGGCGCACCGAGCTGTCGTACGACGCCAACGGGCATGTGACCTCCGCCCTGGAGCTGGCCGGGACGACCGATGCCCGCTCAAGTGGCACGACGACGTTCGACGGCCTCTACGACCAGCCCACCAGGATCACCGACCCGCTGGGCAACGCCACCGTCCTCACCTACGACGCCACCGGCAACCTCCAGACCGCCACCGACCCCGAAGGCCGCGCCACCGCCTTCACCTTCGGCGCGGACGGCCAGGTCAAAACCGTCACCGACAACGCGAACGCCCCAACCCAGTACACCTACAACCACGGTGACCTGACCGCGGTGAAGGACGCCGAAGGCCGCACGACGAAGCAGTTCACGGATGCCGCCGGCCAGGTCAGCGCCCTGACGGACGAAGCGGGAAACCTCACCACCGTCTCCTACGACCAGCTCAACCAGACCCGCCAGGTCACCGACCCCCTGGGCGACACCACAGCCCTCGGCTACGACGACAACGGCAACCTCACCGCCCTCACCGACGCCCGCGGCAACACCACCACCTGGGCCTACGACGACGCCGACCGCCCGAAATCGGCAACCGACCCGCTCGGTGCACAGGCCCTGTTCACCTACGACGCGGCCGGTTTCCTGAAGAAGGCGACCAGCCGGTCGGGCAAGGCGGCCACCGCCGACTACGACCTGCTCGGACGCACCAAGACCGTCCAGTACGGCGTCGACGACCTGGGCCAGGCGGAATCGGCCGTCGGCTACACCTACGACGCCAAGGACCGTCCCCAGCAGGTCACCGACAGCCAGGCCGGCAACCAGTCCTTCACCTACGACGCCCACGACCGCCTGGCCTCCACCACCGGCCCCACCGGCACGGTCGGCTACGTCTACGACGCCCACGACCGCCGCACCCAGATGACGGCGGCCGCGACGACCACGACGTACGGCTACGACAAGTCGAGCATCCTCACGTCCGTCACGTCGGGTTCGCAGCAGGTCACCTTCGGCCTGGACGCGGTGGGCCGGGAGAAGACCGCCGCCCTGCCCGGCGGCATCACCCGCACCACCGGCTACGACACCACCGGCGTCATCAAGTCCATCACGTACGCCCAAGGCAGCACATCCGTCGGCAACTTGGCATACACGCGGGACGATCGCGCCCTGCAGACCGGACTGACCGGCTCACTGGCGAAGGTGGCCCTGCCCGCCGCCGAGACCGGGACGCAGTTCGGCATGGACAACCGCATCACCACCTACGCCGGCCGCACCTTCACCTACGACGCCAACGGCCAGCTGACCAGCGACGGCCAGCGCACCTACACCTGGAACGCCCGTGGCCGGCTCACCGGCCTGAACAAGGCCGGAGCCGTTTCGTCGTTCGGCTACGACCCGCTCGGCGGCCGCAGCGCGAAGACGAGCGGCGGCACCACCAACCGGTACCTGACCGACGGCAGCAACCCCTTGGCGGAACAGAACAGTTCGGGAACCACAACAGCCACAGTGGCCACCTCCGGTCTGGACTCATTCCTCACCCGCACGGAAAGCGGAAAGACCCAGGTCTACCTGACCGACGCCATGGGCAGCGTGGTAGGCCTCGCCAACTCGGACGGCACGGTCGCGACGACGTACGCCTACGACCCCAACGGCACACCCACCGCCTCCGGTTCGGCGACGACAAGCCCGTACACCTTCACCGGCCGCGAGGACGACGGCACTGGCCTGCTGTACTACCGCGACCGCTACTACGACCCGCAGACCGGCCGCTTCATCTCCCAGGACCCGAGCGGCCAGGCCGGCGGCACCAACCTCTACGAGTACGCCCTGTCGTCCCCGACCACGTACACCGACCCCTCCGGCAACAATCCCCTGATCGCCGCATGTGTGATCGGCGGCCTCATGGACGGCGGCCTCGACTGGCTCACCCAGCGTCTGTCCGGACGCAAAGTCAACTGGGGCCAGGTCGGCCAGTCCGCCGTCACCGGCTGCCTGGCCGGCAAGCTCGGCGAAGGCCTCGGAGCCCTGGCCGAAGGCAGAGCCGGTTCCAGACTCGGTAGCTGTGCCCTCCCCAACAGCTTCACCGCCGACACACCGGTCCTGATGGCCGACGGAACCCGCAAGCCCATCAAGGACGTCGCCATCGGCGACACCGTCATCGCCACCGACCCCGAGACCGGCAACACCGGCCCACGCAAGGTCACTGCCCTGATCAAGGGGAAGGGCAAGAAACAACTGGTCGACGTCACCGTCGACACCGACGGCCCGACGGGCGGCAAGACCGGCACCGTCACCGCGACCGACGGCCACCCCTTCTGGGTGCCCCAACTCCACCAGTGGATCAGCGCCGGTGACCTCACCGTAGGTCAGTGGCTGCAGACGAGTGCCGGCACCTGGGTCCAGATCACCGCCGTCCGCCGCCGCACCGAGCAGGCCTCGGTCTACAACCTGACCGTCGACGGCCTGCCTCCACACCTACTACGCACTCGCGGGTTCGACGCCGCTTCTGGTCCACAACTGCGGTGCGGACCCGGCCGCGGTCGACCCGGACTTCACCGTAGGAGCCATCCGCAATACGGACGGCACGTGGACCATCCCCGAGGACTCCCCGCTGTACCGGCCACCGGGAGTGAACCGGGTCGGGCAGGGTAG
- a CDS encoding RICIN domain-containing protein, translating to MRIPRFRSPAGRTGGPAAPRGRRTAVVAAILASFAALTLPATTAHAADTSVTVDFSTAGGAPTYHASGMIYGMTPDGSLPQDHFFTDIKWHFMRAGGAQLNSGGYATSLADYQTRWASTLAQYKRTAALGGTFVLLPHDLWGADGTTSQGWPGDNGDWTQFDAFVTQLIGDVKANNMTVQWDLWNEPDGSGFWGASQTQYLAMWSRFHAKVRAAFPAQLIVGPSIAGQPNSSNSWWTTYLAYVKANNVAPDIYSWHDEPGDPVTDVGRANSTLAAAGLTNTRAYQINEYATLSMQSPGGGAWFIGRLERAGADGLRGNWASGTALHDNEANLLTKNSAGQYLPLGEWFMYRYYGSQTGNIVKLTAGTGTDGLATKDNSAGNAKVLLGSSGNTGTVTVNLTGLNTTSVVTNSQVRAVVQRIPYNSGAAVTGPETIADTTLTVSGNSASVSLPWTNAKDGYTVTLLPPSKTTVSTVAVSQNSGQCLDDTNLSTANGTQYQQYYCEGGYQQMLDLKPVSGTTNTYSVVNELSGKCLDVSGASTADGAAVIQYTCNGATNQQFTLNPVTALGNSHDYQLVAAHSGKCVDVTGVSTAAGALIHQWTCDAASVLSTKKNQIWRLPGKS from the coding sequence ATGCGCATACCTCGATTCCGTTCCCCAGCCGGACGCACGGGCGGTCCTGCCGCCCCAAGAGGCCGCAGGACCGCCGTTGTCGCGGCGATCCTCGCCTCCTTCGCCGCCCTCACCCTCCCCGCGACCACGGCCCACGCCGCGGACACCTCCGTCACCGTCGACTTCTCCACCGCCGGGGGCGCCCCCACGTACCACGCCTCCGGGATGATCTACGGGATGACCCCGGACGGCTCGCTGCCGCAGGACCACTTCTTCACCGACATCAAGTGGCACTTCATGCGAGCCGGCGGCGCCCAGCTCAACAGCGGCGGCTACGCCACGAGCCTCGCCGACTACCAGACCCGCTGGGCCTCAACTCTCGCCCAGTACAAGCGAACCGCCGCCCTCGGCGGCACCTTCGTCCTCCTCCCGCACGACCTGTGGGGCGCCGACGGCACCACCAGTCAGGGCTGGCCCGGCGACAACGGCGACTGGACGCAGTTCGACGCCTTCGTCACCCAGCTCATCGGTGACGTCAAGGCCAACAACATGACGGTCCAGTGGGACCTGTGGAACGAGCCCGACGGCAGCGGCTTCTGGGGCGCTTCGCAGACGCAGTACCTGGCGATGTGGTCGCGCTTCCACGCCAAGGTGCGCGCCGCCTTCCCCGCCCAGCTCATCGTCGGCCCGAGCATCGCGGGCCAGCCGAACTCCTCCAATAGCTGGTGGACGACGTATCTGGCCTACGTCAAGGCCAACAATGTCGCCCCCGACATCTATAGCTGGCACGACGAACCCGGTGACCCCGTCACCGATGTCGGCCGCGCCAACTCCACGCTGGCGGCAGCGGGGTTGACCAACACCCGCGCCTACCAGATCAACGAGTACGCCACCCTGTCCATGCAGTCTCCGGGCGGCGGCGCCTGGTTCATCGGCCGCCTGGAACGGGCCGGCGCCGACGGACTGCGCGGTAACTGGGCCTCCGGCACCGCGCTGCACGACAACGAGGCCAACCTGCTCACCAAGAACAGCGCGGGCCAATACCTGCCGCTGGGCGAGTGGTTCATGTACCGCTACTACGGCTCGCAGACCGGCAACATCGTCAAGCTCACCGCCGGCACCGGCACCGACGGACTGGCCACCAAGGACAACTCGGCCGGCAACGCCAAGGTGTTGCTCGGCAGCAGCGGCAACACCGGCACCGTCACCGTCAATCTGACCGGGCTCAACACCACGTCCGTCGTGACGAACAGTCAGGTCCGCGCCGTCGTCCAGCGCATCCCGTACAACAGCGGGGCCGCCGTCACCGGACCGGAGACCATCGCCGACACCACCCTCACGGTCAGCGGCAACTCGGCCTCGGTGAGCCTGCCTTGGACGAATGCCAAGGACGGCTACACCGTCACCCTGCTGCCCCCGTCCAAGACCACCGTCTCCACGGTCGCGGTCAGCCAGAACAGCGGCCAGTGCCTGGACGACACCAACCTCTCCACCGCCAACGGCACGCAGTACCAGCAGTACTACTGCGAGGGCGGCTATCAGCAGATGCTCGACCTCAAGCCCGTCAGCGGTACGACCAACACCTACTCGGTCGTCAACGAGTTGAGCGGCAAGTGCCTGGACGTCTCGGGAGCGTCCACCGCCGACGGCGCCGCCGTCATCCAGTACACCTGCAACGGCGCCACCAACCAGCAGTTCACCCTCAACCCCGTCACCGCACTCGGCAACAGCCACGACTACCAACTCGTCGCCGCCCACAGCGGCAAGTGCGTCGACGTCACCGGTGTCTCGACCGCTGCCGGCGCGCTGATCCACCAGTGGACCTGCGACGCGGCGAGCGTATTGAGCACCAAGAAGAACCAGATCTGGCGGCTGCCCGGGAAGAGCTGA
- a CDS encoding amylo-alpha-1,6-glucosidase, with protein MTAAPSGPAFSVHDIPFSTCGSWFGISPVVAEKTYAEDLHLVSHQNGMHAVLRIVPLDTTTGARADTGPHATPSLLSWVSADGRIDLAYESPDTVRLRGDGLGLHIGAAAATLTPFSGTYFYPEPGTGAYVFTSYETGRRYRVTVLSGTVTEASGTQTLGSAARGVTIGAEVGTVWEIAVEEYETARRPYTSSASFDQVVDAAHGAFSSFVDAVAPWRSSRTPAAELAAYVLWSATVRPRGFVTRPAVLMSKHWMDKVWSWDHCFNALALAQGSPGLALDQFSLPFDHQDETGALPDSVTHSEILYNFVKPPIHGWALRHLRRRLHEPLGEAKLTEVYDRLARWTEFWLTMRRAPGSALPHYQHGNDSGWDNATTFDPERVIVSADLAAFLVLQLRELAVLADELGRLDDTRRWTRTADATQAALFDELWTGDRFVARSTHSGATWTSSSLLDLMPVVLGEHLPEHIGDALADRIEAHLTAHGLATELPTSPHYLDDGYWRGPIWAPSTVLIEDGLRRAGHDRLADEISARFRALCETSGFAENFDALTGAGLRDRAYTWTASSYLLLAEAHELRRAEATEAVGG; from the coding sequence ATGACCGCCGCCCCGTCCGGCCCGGCCTTCTCCGTCCACGACATCCCGTTCAGCACCTGCGGATCATGGTTCGGCATCTCACCCGTGGTGGCGGAGAAGACGTACGCCGAAGACCTTCACCTCGTCTCGCACCAGAACGGCATGCACGCCGTGCTGCGCATCGTTCCGCTCGACACGACCACCGGGGCCCGCGCCGACACCGGCCCGCACGCGACCCCGAGCCTGCTCAGTTGGGTCAGTGCTGACGGCCGCATCGACCTCGCCTATGAATCGCCGGACACCGTACGCCTGCGCGGTGACGGGCTGGGCCTGCACATCGGCGCGGCGGCGGCCACGCTGACGCCGTTCAGCGGCACCTACTTCTACCCCGAACCCGGCACGGGGGCCTATGTGTTCACCTCGTACGAGACGGGTCGGCGCTACCGCGTCACCGTGCTGTCCGGGACCGTGACGGAGGCGTCCGGCACGCAGACGCTGGGCAGCGCCGCGCGAGGTGTCACGATCGGCGCCGAGGTCGGCACGGTCTGGGAGATCGCGGTCGAGGAGTACGAGACCGCCCGCCGCCCGTACACGTCCTCGGCATCCTTCGACCAGGTCGTGGACGCCGCGCACGGCGCCTTCTCCTCCTTCGTCGACGCCGTCGCGCCCTGGCGCTCGTCCAGGACACCTGCCGCGGAACTCGCCGCCTACGTGCTGTGGTCGGCGACCGTCCGGCCGCGGGGCTTCGTCACCCGGCCCGCCGTGCTGATGTCGAAGCACTGGATGGACAAGGTGTGGAGCTGGGACCACTGCTTCAACGCCCTTGCCCTGGCGCAGGGTTCGCCCGGGCTTGCCCTGGACCAGTTCTCGCTGCCCTTCGACCACCAGGACGAGACCGGCGCGCTGCCCGACTCGGTGACCCACTCGGAGATCCTCTACAACTTCGTCAAACCCCCCATCCACGGCTGGGCCCTGCGTCACCTGCGCCGACGGCTGCACGAGCCGCTCGGCGAGGCGAAGTTGACCGAGGTGTACGACCGGCTGGCCCGCTGGACGGAGTTCTGGCTCACCATGCGGCGCGCACCCGGGTCCGCCCTCCCGCACTACCAGCACGGCAACGACAGCGGCTGGGACAACGCCACCACCTTCGACCCCGAACGCGTGATCGTCAGCGCCGACCTGGCCGCCTTCCTCGTCCTCCAACTCCGCGAACTCGCCGTACTGGCAGATGAGTTGGGGCGGCTGGACGACACGCGCAGGTGGACCCGGACGGCCGACGCGACGCAGGCGGCGCTGTTCGACGAGCTGTGGACCGGCGACCGGTTCGTCGCCCGCTCGACACACAGCGGGGCCACCTGGACCAGCTCCAGCCTGCTCGACCTGATGCCCGTGGTGCTCGGTGAGCACCTGCCCGAGCACATCGGCGACGCGCTGGCCGACCGCATCGAGGCACACCTCACCGCGCACGGCCTCGCCACCGAACTGCCCACCTCACCGCACTACTTGGACGACGGCTACTGGCGCGGCCCGATCTGGGCCCCGTCCACCGTCCTGATCGAGGACGGCCTGCGCCGCGCCGGCCACGACCGCCTCGCGGACGAGATCAGCGCCCGTTTCCGCGCCCTGTGCGAGACCTCGGGTTTCGCGGAGAACTTCGACGCCCTCACCGGCGCGGGCCTGCGCGACCGCGCCTACACCTGGACCGCCAGCAGCTACCTCCTCCTCGCCGAGGCCCATGAGCTGAGGCGCGCCGAGGCCACGGAGGCCGTCGGCGGCTGA
- a CDS encoding carbohydrate ABC transporter permease, which translates to MSATVINRRTSRTWWQTAIGVLFTAVMLFPVYWMLNVSFTRDQDMRKSPPDLIPLHGTLEGYRAVLDQQLPYLGTSLVIGLGTVVLTVVLAAPAGYALAKLRPRGGGVLSFLFLAAQMIPGIIMAMGFYAIYLSLGLLQSVPGLIVADSTLAVPFAVLIFTAFMSGIPGELLQAAKTDGAGPVRTFWSIVLPMSRNAIVTVSLFAFLWSWSDFVFASTLANGGAHEPITLGIYHYIGNNNQEWNAIMATAVVASLPAAVILVLAQRYVAAGVTAGAVKD; encoded by the coding sequence ATGAGCGCCACTGTCATCAACCGACGCACCAGCCGCACGTGGTGGCAGACGGCCATCGGCGTCCTGTTCACCGCGGTGATGCTCTTCCCGGTCTACTGGATGCTCAACGTGTCCTTCACCCGCGACCAGGACATGCGCAAGAGCCCGCCGGATCTGATCCCTCTGCACGGCACCCTGGAGGGCTACCGCGCCGTCCTGGACCAGCAGTTGCCCTACCTCGGCACCAGCCTCGTCATCGGTCTGGGCACGGTCGTACTGACGGTGGTCCTGGCCGCACCGGCCGGTTACGCCCTGGCCAAACTCCGCCCCCGTGGCGGCGGCGTGCTCAGCTTCCTCTTCCTGGCCGCCCAGATGATCCCCGGCATCATCATGGCGATGGGCTTCTACGCCATCTACCTCAGCCTCGGTCTGCTCCAGTCGGTGCCCGGCCTGATCGTCGCGGACTCCACACTGGCCGTGCCGTTCGCCGTGCTGATCTTCACCGCGTTCATGTCCGGCATCCCCGGCGAACTCCTCCAGGCCGCGAAGACGGACGGCGCCGGACCCGTGCGCACCTTCTGGTCGATCGTCCTGCCCATGAGCCGCAACGCGATCGTCACGGTGTCGCTGTTCGCGTTCCTGTGGTCCTGGTCCGACTTCGTCTTCGCCAGCACCCTCGCCAACGGCGGCGCACACGAGCCGATCACCCTCGGCATCTACCACTACATCGGCAACAACAACCAGGAGTGGAACGCCATCATGGCGACCGCCGTAGTGGCCTCGTTGCCCGCCGCGGTGATCCTCGTCCTCGCTCAGCGCTACGTCGCCGCCGGCGTGACCGCCGGTGCCGTCAAGGACTGA